The Chitinophaga flava genome has a segment encoding these proteins:
- a CDS encoding HEAT repeat domain-containing protein, which yields MDLWQYISILRQPDKTGIFRKDNTNEKLEALEKIRAEGYPGLIYCLIPLLKSTSHPNIREAICDTIVHLFRKMKTRGRLYETVNQCEISTSDIDFYEAAFQKNQLIVLLAISSLNGDGYLREKAVKRLAALQTPEAIPFLIYRLADWVPQVRQSAIEALTPLTRPDFIDAFVTHLPLLQWLRQVQRTDPGPVAEEIRDFIIHRNRAIVLQHFSRYPDKARLILAQQLSASYAGDSRELSIFIRDQLYLIRLQALEHFGDLSTTAIEKLLTDKSPKVRIHTLYKLQGAANFHNIIQRFIADDAASIRSFARFVLKENEIDYKTIYYNNLQENRQISGSMAGLAETGAKEHAAAVERFLHHPFPHICCTAFLALTKLDEPKARSFAINHMANEIPGIRNVTIGYLSRVADKAVLETARLHFKTGSIEIKKSMLKLFSQSGGWPTLADLILGTIDTHETIRLLSTTYLATWKNRAITLYTKPSPEDMERARIILGLAHEQHEKETYFSTNPLTGLDFYLR from the coding sequence ATGGACCTCTGGCAATATATCAGCATTTTAAGACAACCCGATAAAACCGGTATTTTCAGGAAAGACAATACAAATGAAAAACTGGAAGCACTGGAAAAGATCCGTGCAGAAGGTTATCCGGGCCTTATTTATTGTTTGATACCATTGCTAAAGAGCACCAGTCACCCAAATATCCGGGAAGCAATTTGTGATACCATCGTTCACTTGTTCCGGAAAATGAAGACCAGGGGCAGATTGTATGAGACAGTCAATCAATGTGAAATATCGACATCAGACATCGATTTTTATGAAGCAGCCTTTCAAAAAAATCAGCTGATAGTATTGCTGGCCATTAGTTCGTTGAATGGAGACGGGTACCTGCGGGAGAAGGCTGTTAAAAGACTCGCAGCTTTGCAAACTCCGGAAGCAATTCCCTTTCTTATATACCGGTTGGCGGACTGGGTACCACAGGTCCGCCAATCGGCTATTGAAGCGCTGACACCACTTACACGTCCGGATTTTATTGATGCCTTTGTAACGCATCTGCCGCTGCTACAGTGGCTACGGCAAGTACAAAGAACAGATCCGGGGCCTGTGGCAGAAGAGATCCGTGATTTTATTATCCATCGTAACAGAGCAATAGTATTACAACATTTCTCCCGTTATCCTGATAAAGCGCGTTTGATACTGGCACAACAACTTTCCGCCTCCTATGCCGGTGACAGCCGGGAGCTCAGTATTTTCATCCGCGATCAACTATACCTGATCAGATTACAAGCCCTGGAACATTTTGGAGATCTTTCAACAACAGCAATCGAAAAACTACTGACTGATAAGTCTCCAAAAGTACGGATACACACACTTTACAAGCTGCAAGGTGCAGCTAACTTCCACAATATTATACAGCGCTTTATTGCTGATGATGCCGCCAGCATCAGATCCTTTGCCCGATTTGTATTAAAGGAAAATGAGATCGATTATAAAACCATCTATTATAACAATCTGCAGGAAAACCGCCAGATAAGTGGTTCCATGGCTGGTTTGGCAGAAACAGGCGCAAAAGAACATGCAGCTGCTGTTGAACGTTTTTTACATCATCCCTTTCCGCATATCTGCTGCACTGCGTTTCTGGCTCTGACAAAACTGGATGAGCCGAAGGCCCGTTCATTTGCGATCAACCATATGGCCAATGAGATTCCAGGAATCAGGAATGTGACCATCGGGTATCTCTCCAGGGTGGCAGACAAAGCTGTGCTCGAAACCGCCAGACTGCATTTCAAAACCGGCAGCATCGAAATAAAAAAATCCATGCTGAAGCTGTTCAGTCAATCCGGTGGCTGGCCCACACTGGCCGACCTGATACTGGGCACGATAGATACACACGAAACTATCCGGCTACTAAGCACAACTTATCTTGCAACCTGGAAAAACAGGGCTATCACACTTTACACCAAACCCTCTCCGGAAGATATGGAGCGGGCAAGGATTATTCTTGGCCTTGCTCATGAACAGCATGAAAAAGAAACTTATTTCAGCACAAATCCCCTAACGGGACTTGACTTTTATCTCCGCTAA
- a CDS encoding MBL fold metallo-hydrolase: protein MKKAVLSLLTAMISIFAQSATAATDSSMTIQLIRSATVKVTVNNKRILTDPILADKGTEAPIPFANDKKNPGIDLPFSRDRVLKEVDAVLLTHYHPDHFDEAAEKMLPKNMLIFCQPGDDIKLQEKGFTNTRVIDSSLTWEGITISRYLASHHKGAVGAPPFGISSSYYLQTGKQSVFFTGDAILDELLTNSLLRTQPPVIVANTGECQFTRENPVLAPGITMTLTTGELKTITTLLPSTTIIAVHMDAINHCSLSKTALRKYITDEKLKSRIVVPNEGDVLPYKQVNRK from the coding sequence ATGAAAAAAGCAGTATTATCATTGCTGACCGCAATGATCAGCATCTTCGCCCAATCCGCAACAGCGGCCACTGACAGCTCCATGACCATACAACTCATCAGGAGCGCCACCGTAAAAGTTACCGTCAACAACAAACGTATCCTCACAGACCCAATACTGGCCGATAAAGGAACAGAAGCACCTATCCCCTTTGCCAACGATAAAAAGAATCCGGGTATCGATCTGCCTTTCAGCAGAGACCGCGTGTTAAAAGAGGTGGATGCTGTCTTACTCACCCACTACCATCCGGACCACTTTGATGAAGCAGCTGAAAAAATGCTGCCTAAAAACATGCTGATATTCTGCCAGCCGGGAGATGATATCAAACTACAGGAAAAAGGATTTACCAACACCCGCGTAATCGACAGTAGCCTCACCTGGGAAGGTATCACTATCTCCAGATACCTCGCCAGTCACCATAAGGGCGCTGTTGGCGCTCCACCTTTCGGCATCTCTTCTTCCTATTATCTACAGACAGGCAAACAATCCGTGTTCTTCACCGGTGATGCCATCCTCGATGAGCTGTTAACCAATTCCCTGCTGCGCACCCAGCCACCAGTGATTGTGGCTAATACCGGCGAATGCCAGTTCACACGGGAAAATCCGGTACTGGCACCCGGCATCACCATGACACTAACCACCGGTGAACTGAAAACCATTACCACTCTACTCCCCTCCACTACCATCATCGCTGTACATATGGATGCCATCAATCACTGCAGCCTTAGCAAAACAGCACTGAGGAAATACATAACCGATGAAAAACTGAAAAGCCGCATCGTAGTGCCCAATGAAGGTGATGTTCTTCCATATAAGCAGGTAAACAGAAAATAA
- a CDS encoding class I lanthipeptide: MKKKTTVQKKISFNKTTIAALNAQHQAMIAGGLLPITRQVACQETNYASCNTFRYTEDQCILC, encoded by the coding sequence ATGAAGAAAAAAACAACTGTCCAAAAGAAAATTTCTTTCAACAAAACAACAATTGCCGCCCTCAATGCACAACATCAGGCTATGATAGCTGGTGGTCTGCTGCCTATTACCCGGCAGGTTGCATGTCAGGAAACCAATTACGCTTCCTGTAACACTTTCCGCTACACGGAAGACCAGTGTATTCTCTGCTAG
- a CDS encoding class I lanthipeptide: MKKKQVSLSKKLTLGKSTVGALNASQQEQIAGGIPTTTVTSRINCPTVLDTCATIPVGSHLCQFCAF; encoded by the coding sequence ATGAAAAAGAAACAAGTATCCCTCAGTAAAAAGCTGACACTCGGCAAATCCACCGTAGGGGCCTTGAATGCTAGCCAGCAGGAACAGATTGCCGGCGGTATTCCTACTACTACCGTTACTTCCAGAATCAACTGTCCCACCGTTCTGGATACCTGTGCAACCATCCCTGTGGGAAGCCACTTATGCCAATTCTGCGCATTTTAA
- a CDS encoding winged helix-turn-helix transcriptional regulator, with product MRDPRLHCPLTFAVKAISGKWKLYILSMLSDGQPKRYSELRNTCENLTEKMLTSQLRELEQDGIICRKVYPEVPPRVEYMLTEAGSKLCVIFEPLYEWGLEYMKEVKPDKLHLLEMVKQRMA from the coding sequence ATGAGAGATCCGAGATTACATTGTCCGTTGACATTTGCGGTGAAAGCTATCAGTGGCAAGTGGAAGTTATATATACTCAGTATGTTGTCTGATGGACAACCAAAAAGATATAGTGAACTGAGGAATACCTGTGAGAACCTCACGGAGAAAATGCTGACCAGCCAGTTAAGGGAGTTGGAGCAGGATGGTATTATCTGCAGAAAGGTATATCCCGAAGTGCCACCCAGAGTGGAGTATATGCTAACGGAGGCTGGCAGTAAGTTATGTGTCATCTTCGAACCATTGTATGAATGGGGCCTTGAATATATGAAGGAGGTTAAACCAGATAAACTGCATCTGCTGGAAATGGTCAAACAAAGGATGGCTTGA
- a CDS encoding class I lanthipeptide translates to MKKKISLKKKLAFNKAAIAVLNGTQQQLLAGGFVPITNQPNCTTIIETCNTQPSPKEPCWYCQ, encoded by the coding sequence ATGAAGAAAAAAATATCACTTAAGAAAAAACTGGCTTTCAATAAAGCTGCTATTGCAGTACTCAATGGTACACAACAACAGCTGCTTGCCGGTGGGTTTGTTCCCATCACCAATCAGCCCAACTGTACTACCATCATCGAAACCTGCAATACACAACCTTCTCCGAAGGAGCCTTGCTGGTATTGCCAGTAA
- a CDS encoding Crp/Fnr family transcriptional regulator — MSFSIDTLQNLLNSLNGVLPADMGPLFVATRQHKLEAGEMYIREGDTAKKLAYLMQGIMRAYMVKESGEEATMFLRWEGQFIASHDTIIRQQPARFNYRALEETTLLEIDYDRLEEVLKVHPEFEPLRIYFLKRMLAEALDSIEAFVLLSPEERYLQLVKSRADIVNRVPDKYLASIMGITPVSLSRIRKRLQERGKK; from the coding sequence ATGTCCTTTTCAATTGATACACTGCAAAATCTGCTGAATAGTCTTAATGGCGTGCTACCGGCGGATATGGGCCCTTTATTTGTGGCTACGAGGCAGCACAAACTGGAAGCCGGAGAAATGTATATCCGTGAGGGTGATACGGCTAAAAAACTAGCCTACCTGATGCAGGGCATCATGCGGGCCTATATGGTAAAAGAAAGCGGGGAAGAAGCGACCATGTTTCTTCGCTGGGAAGGACAGTTTATTGCTTCTCATGATACCATTATTCGCCAACAGCCTGCACGCTTCAATTACAGGGCATTGGAAGAAACCACCTTACTGGAGATAGACTATGACCGGCTCGAAGAGGTGTTAAAGGTGCATCCGGAATTCGAACCCTTACGCATATACTTTTTAAAGAGAATGCTTGCTGAAGCATTGGATAGCATCGAAGCCTTTGTATTGCTGTCGCCCGAAGAACGTTATCTGCAGCTAGTCAAAAGCCGTGCTGATATTGTAAACCGCGTACCCGACAAATACCTCGCCTCCATCATGGGCATTACACCTGTGTCTCTCAGCAGGATAAGAAAAAGGCTGCAGGAGAGGGGCAAAAAATAA
- a CDS encoding class I lanthipeptide — MKKKKVSIERKLSFNKQTVAQLNDRQQQLIAGGLELTRLTDCPTGQQRTCPTIPRAGMQCVRCM, encoded by the coding sequence ATGAAAAAGAAAAAAGTAAGCATAGAAAGAAAACTATCCTTCAACAAACAAACAGTCGCTCAGCTGAACGACAGACAACAACAGCTGATCGCGGGCGGACTGGAGCTGACAAGGTTGACCGATTGTCCTACCGGCCAGCAAAGGACCTGCCCCACCATTCCCCGCGCCGGAATGCAGTGTGTGCGTTGCATGTAG
- a CDS encoding class I lanthipeptide gives MKKRKANLERKLTLNKETVANLNMQQQQQIAGGAGFIITRPIDCQSFAVTCDTAQMPTGPCELCNGLKA, from the coding sequence ATGAAAAAGAGAAAAGCAAACCTTGAAAGAAAACTGACGCTCAACAAAGAGACAGTGGCTAACCTCAACATGCAACAGCAGCAACAGATTGCAGGCGGTGCCGGCTTCATCATTACCAGACCAATCGACTGCCAGTCATTTGCGGTTACCTGTGATACTGCCCAGATGCCTACCGGCCCTTGTGAGCTCTGTAATGGCCTAAAAGCATAA
- a CDS encoding class I lanthipeptide, with protein MKKKKINIGRKLSFNKQTVAPLNAEAQQQIAGGAIITLLPNCTSRLDSCATIPPGGHICQLCP; from the coding sequence ATGAAAAAGAAAAAAATAAACATCGGCAGAAAACTGTCTTTCAACAAACAAACAGTGGCTCCACTGAATGCAGAAGCTCAACAACAGATAGCAGGCGGTGCTATCATCACCTTACTGCCTAATTGCACCAGCCGTCTGGATTCCTGTGCTACTATTCCTCCAGGTGGACACATCTGCCAGCTGTGCCCCTGA
- a CDS encoding class I lanthipeptide, translating to MKKKNVSLHKKLVLGKSTVAALNVSQQQMIAGGVTTVTVTKLITCNSQGETCATAPVRTKPCELCNTL from the coding sequence ATGAAAAAGAAAAACGTATCCCTCCACAAAAAACTGGTACTCGGTAAATCTACCGTAGCTGCGCTGAATGTGAGCCAACAACAAATGATTGCTGGCGGAGTAACTACTGTTACCGTTACCAAACTTATTACCTGCAATTCACAGGGCGAAACCTGTGCTACCGCACCCGTTCGCACCAAACCCTGTGAGCTCTGCAACACCCTGTAA
- a CDS encoding sterol desaturase family protein, which produces MNTIVEGIVRIFSISLLRYFLLAGIPFVIFYLLFPTRLKLQKIQQRYASRKDFIREILHSAQSTLVFTVIGVAILNTPLRHYTLVYSDIHDFPIWYIGVSLALSLVVHDTYFYWMHRLLHHPKLFKLTHLVHHQSINPSPWTSYSFHFLEAVAEGGVLVLISCIMPLHPLTILLFTITGFIINVYGHLGYELMPRWLRHSWLFEVINTSVHHNLHHRKFKGNYGLYFRVWDRLMGTEHPDYVKEYDKVQARRFNLSGDKSQVPLGDLC; this is translated from the coding sequence ATGAATACGATAGTAGAAGGCATTGTCCGTATTTTCAGCATTTCCCTTTTGAGGTATTTTTTACTGGCAGGAATACCTTTCGTGATCTTTTACCTGCTGTTCCCCACCAGGCTAAAACTACAGAAGATACAGCAGCGTTACGCTTCCCGAAAGGACTTTATCCGGGAGATATTGCATTCCGCACAAAGTACGCTGGTGTTTACGGTCATTGGAGTGGCCATCCTCAATACGCCGCTACGGCATTATACGCTCGTCTATAGCGATATTCATGACTTTCCGATATGGTATATCGGCGTAAGTCTGGCTCTTAGTTTGGTAGTGCATGATACTTATTTCTACTGGATGCATCGCTTATTGCATCATCCTAAATTATTCAAATTAACACATCTGGTACATCATCAAAGTATCAATCCTTCTCCCTGGACTTCTTACAGCTTCCATTTTCTGGAAGCAGTGGCAGAAGGTGGCGTATTGGTGCTGATCAGCTGTATCATGCCGCTGCATCCGCTGACAATTCTGCTATTTACGATTACGGGTTTTATCATCAATGTATACGGACATCTGGGTTATGAGCTGATGCCACGTTGGCTTCGGCATAGCTGGTTGTTTGAGGTGATTAATACTTCTGTGCATCACAATCTGCATCACCGTAAGTTCAAAGGCAACTACGGCCTGTATTTCCGGGTATGGGACCGGCTGATGGGTACTGAACATCCTGATTATGTAAAGGAATATGATAAGGTACAGGCCCGCAGATTTAATCTTAGCGGAGATAAAAGTCAAGTCCCGTTAGGGGATTTGTGCTGA